The DNA segment GAGAAGCCTAAGGCAGTAAGGAAACAAGGAACAATTTCATTGAAGTAGCtgaagaagcaaaaatgaaattgGCTAACTAATTTGTGTCCTAGATGTACAGATATTTATACACTTCTAACCACTAAccaactaactaactaacttcATTAACTAATTTACTACTATTTTTAATCATTAAAATAATAGTTAACCATAGTTAAGCATCATCTTATTGATCCAATCCTTCAACACTCCCCTCAAGTTGATGGTTGATACATATTTTTCAATCCTAGTTGACTTGACAAATATTCTTGTTGTGCTCTTCCCAAACTTTTTGTAAGCAAGTCTGCTAGATGATCCTCGTGATGCACGTGTTCAGTTTTCAGTACCCCTTCACATAGTTTCTCCCTCACAAAGTGATAGTCAATGCTAATATGTTTTATTCTCTCATGAAAGATTGGATTGACGGCAATTTGAATTACCGCCTTGCTAACACACACTAGCTTCACAAACAAATTGATTTTGACTCCTAATTCAGCATATAGGCCTATCAACCAAATGATCTTTGCTGCACAAGAAGCCATGCTTCTGACCTCTGCTTCGGCTAAGTTTATGAGACAGTACTTTGTTTCTTGGACTTTCAGGCCACCAAAACATTTCCAAACTTCACCAAATATCTAGTTACTGATCTTCTTGTTTGTACACAGGCTCCATAGTCCGAGTCACAAAAGGCAATCATATCTTTTGAGTCTTCTGTAGGCATATGAAATCCTAAGCCAGGTGCCTGCTTTATGTATCTTACTACTCTTAATACTGCTTCCATATGAGAAGTTTAGGATAGTGCATAAACTGACTCAAGACCAATACTACAAATGAGATATCAGGTATGGTCATAGTTAGGTATAGCAGTTTCCCAACTAGTCTCTGATAAACACTAAGATCTCTTAGCACTTCATCAGTAGTAGCATTTCCTTCTCTGAAAGAAAAATCATATTCTACTGTAGTCAGTTATTGATTGAACTCCATAGGTGTGCTAGCTGATTTTGCTCCTCTAAGGCCAGCTTCAGAGATCAACTCTAAGGCATACTTTCTTTGGCTCATTAGAATTCCCTTATTGGATCTTGCAAATTCAAATCCTAGAAAGAACTTTAATTCTCCTAGATCCTTCATTTTGAACCTGCTTTGGAAATATGATATTGTATCACAAAGTAGCTTATGCTTGTTGTCAGTGATCAAAAGATCATCTACATACACCAAAATAATCACAATATCATCTCCAACTCTTTTAATGAACAGGGAGTAGACATAGTGACTCAGTTGAAACCCCATGTGTACTAGTGCTTCTGTAAGTTTCAGGTTCCATTTCCTGGGTGCTTGCTTAAGACCATATAAAAACTTGTGGAGTTTGCAGACCTTCTGAGCCTCCCCCCCCCGGTCATGCAAACCCCTCAGGCAAGAGCATGTAGACCTCATCATCCAGATCTCAATTAAGAAAAGCATTTTGAACATCCATTTGATAGATGTACCAATGCTTTAAAGCAGCAACATCAACAACAGATCTCATTGTGACCATCTTGGCCATAAGGGAGAATGTCTCTCCAGAGTCTAGCCCTTCTCTCTGACTATATCCTTTAGCCACTAGTCGAGCTTTGAATATCTCAACCTCACCTGAAGCCTTGTACTTAATCATGAATACTCACTTACAGCTAATAGGGGTCTTCCCAGGAGGTAGGTCTACAATAGTCCATGTCTTGTTTTCTTCCAAAACATGTAATTCAAGTTGCATGGCCTCCATCCATCTAGGATAAAATGCAGCCTCCTTGAAATGGTTGGTTCTGAAGCTGCTGAATAAGCTGAGAGTGCTTGTCTATATGCAGGAAAGATGTGAGAATAGTCCACATGCGCAGAGATGATAAAACTGCACTTGGATCTTTGTATCTTTGTGACATAGTCCTGCAGCCAAATATGTGGTTTGCCTGGTCTTGAAGATCTTCTACATCTTGCAAAGGGTTCACTATTAATTGCATCAGGATAAGGAACCTCAACAATAGACACATGATTGTTAAGTGTTGGAATAAGCTCTTCTTCTGAATTAATTTCAGCAGCATCAGATGTCTGCGGCAAATGAAGGTCTAAGAGATTATCAGCTTCTGAGTACAAGGATGATGAACTTGGAGTGACTGGCATTGTAGGATTTTCATGAGTTACCTATGGTGATAGCAAATTCAAAACAGAAAATACATGATTGACAGAGGATTTTATATGTTTGAAGGAAAAATATCTTCCTTGAATATTACATTTCTGCTTACTAGGAAGGTTTTGGAGGGTAGTTCATGTTGCAGATAGCTTTTCTGTGTTGAAGAGTACCCCATGAGTACAACAGGGACAGACTTAGGTGAGAACTTATCTAGCACCTTAGAAGTGGTAGCATAGCAAAGACACCTAAAGACTCTCAAATGTGAAAGAGAAGGAGACTGCAAATAAAGCATCTCAAAGGGTGATTTGTACCCAACAACTTTAGATGGAAGTCTGCTCAATAGATACATAGCAGTAGCAACACACTCACCCCAAAATTTCAATGGAGCAACAGCTTGAAACCTTAATACTCTGGCTATATTCAAAatacttatgtattttctttctacaAACCTATTCTATTGGGGTGTGTACACACATTTACTTTGATACATAATACCAAGGTAGGATAACAGACTCTTGAATTCAGTACTAAAAACTCACTTCCATTATCAGTTCTCAGAGTTTTTACAGTAGTAGAGAATACATTCTGAACTTGAGCAAGAAAGCTTTTCAACATAACAAAAGCTTCAGACTCAGAGATCAATAAGAAAATCCAAGTAAACCTATTGTAGTCATCGACTATAGAAACAACAAATCTTTTTCCATCATGTGTGGGAACCTAGTATGGCCCCTGATAAGTAAGGATTTTAACatattatttgctctcttttacttgtgttttGGGCCAAAAATGCGTGAAGGTATTCTCGAAAACTAATGTAATATGCTTCCTTGCAGGAATTTATCAAAATGAACCAAAGGATTcataatcaactcataaaggagtcaaaacttgaacaaaaatcaAGACTGGTCCAAGAGATCTGAAACTCGGACTGTACAAATATTGTGCGGCCGCGAAAGCCACAATGCGGCTGCAATCAGAAATACATGATCCGCGAAAGGGAGGTTCATAGAGTTGCATTTTCAGGCTAAATGGTAAGCGCGGACCGCACCAGAAATGTGTGGCCGTGAAAGTCTCTCTGCGGCCTCGATAGAAATTATGCGGACCATGGTGCACGAAGTTCAGAGAGCTCGTAACTTGAGCAAAAGAAAGAAGTGTGGTCCGCATAAAAATTGTGCAGCCGCGGAAGTCCCTTACGTGGCCGCGATTGAAATTATGTGGTCCGCGAAACTCAGCTCAACCCAGATCCAGATTTGAAGAACGCGGACAACGATCAGAATTATGCGGCTGCAAAAGCaagaatgcggccgcactcagaaTTACGCGGCTGCACAACcctcgcaggggtatttttgttcggaaattttagcttagtataaatagatctttttgacatttttaggtcATGTTATGTATTATCTGAGCACGTGAGATGGTTGTACATTCCGTTTTGGGCAAATTTGTATTAGAATTATCTTTCAACATTAGATTTTCAGCTTTTAATCTAGTATTATGAATTTTATCTTCTTTTCATCTTTAGTTTCTATtatttccatgagtagctaaacccatatctagggttgtgacccaaccctagtgtgggtatttgatgggtattTGATTTTAGGACTTGATGtgaatgggttagtgatatttagcctagttcttgctagaactatagaatcaatggttgcaaacattgattcatgcctttatgacttagtctctacttgagaaagacggactaagtctaggaaaactaggctaacaaggaattggggtgaactcaagaaattgatagccccaattaaagggttaaacctagagatagtatacccgacttgagctaatATCCCTTGAATAACATGAATAACCATTTGGACTTGAggaagccaaattgggcaaaatcactcaaactaccgagaggtatagagtgagtacccgGGTGTGATAGCTATATAACAACCCCAACTAATCAAGCTTGCCCTAGATTCTTGCTAACCGTTAGATATCCatctaggtggaagtcacgaccctagtcCCTTTAAACACTTGAAAATCAATAACAAAAATATTGTCCTTAGTTTCAATCATTGCATACAATAGAATAAAGTTAGAAGTAGAAATCAAACCCAAAACTTGTGAAAGTGTAATTCGACTCAAAACCCGCATCTAGCTTAGGTATAAACCTAATTCCAATTATTAACTCCCTGtagattcgatcccgacctaaTTGGGTTAAAACTGCATCAACCACCCtctctactcaatagtagtgtaggctTGGACCCGATCAGCCCCCAAATATCATAGTGAACTAGTTTAAAGACAGGCTTTATGACAGTATTACTAAGCTGGAAAGGAAGTTTTGTTTGCTTGGCTAGTGGACAGACAGTAAAGTGATAATTATCACTAGTAGTCAACTTATTTAAATTGTCTACTTTTCTTATTATGTTTAAGGGAGCATGTCCAAATCTCTTGTGCCACAGACAGCTGGAGCCTGCAAATGTAATAGCTTTGTTTGCATATTTATTTGATATTTGTGATAAAGCATGTTCTGAAATACCTCATTTGAGCACATAGAGCTCATGTTCCTTTCTACCAATCTCATTCACCTGATCATGGTAGAGATCCTAGAAAATACAAAACTCAGGAAAGAAACCTACCATACACTTTAGTTCCTTGGTGAGTTGTGAGACTGAGAGTAAATTGAACTTAAAGTCTGGGATGTAGAGTACATTAGAAATCTTCGGATTATTCAACACAAATGTGCTTCATGTGTGTGAAATTGACACTGCCTTACCATTTGGCAGATGTACTATATTTTTCTCTGTTGTAGGAAGTGATTTATATGTTTGCAGTAACTCAAGTCTAGAGGCAATATGGTTGGAGGCTCAAATGTTAATTATCCAGTCACTATCGACACACTGAGACACAAGCATTCGCATGATTTAGAATACCTGCAACAGCTATTTTGCTAGATGAGATGGAGCCTTCTGTAGTTCCTTTGGAGAGCATTTGCACAATCTGCTGATATTGCTCTTGAGTGAAGAAGTGTTAAATAAGCGGATTGAGCTATATATTAAGCTAGGATAAGCAAGATAGATAATGAAATGTCTTGACCCTATCCATCTATTTTTAACTTTAGTATAAGTCAAGATGATTTGAGTCAATtcgccatatatatatattcacacaTATAACGGGATCCCTGAGCTACTGTCATAGTACTACAATGTGACCAAAACAACCAGCTAGCCTTAACTGGGTCCATTCCTATTTGTAAGCCTTGCAATAAAAGTGAAAGCCATTGCATCAACCAACCCCTCATTGGACAATATTCGGTTCACAGAACATCATCTTCCTAAGATTGCATAGGTCCACCTCATGGATTGAGCCATTATTTAATGCAAATTTTGCCCCCATCTGTTTGATCCTCTTTTTGCTGTGCATTTTTCGAACAAAAAAGACGATTATAGGATTGAATTTGCTCTTTAAGAAACTGCTCGTCTCATGCCTTTAGCATGTCTCATATGTGTGGAATCTGGTTTGAATTCAATATCTAAATGGCTTATTTAGAAGCCCTATTATACTTTTCTATACAATAACAAGCACATATACAATGAAATCCTATAAGCTGCTTAGATATAGGGTGATAGCCCGGTTTAGCAAAAATCCAACTGACAAGGAAAAAACTGTGCATTTTTGCAAATGCAATTGCATCAGCCAGCTCTTTTCAATTCCGCCACCACTCTAACAGTCTGAAATTAAACTCACTGCTTGTAATAGTTAAATTTCTTTTCATTCACTTTCTTGTAAGTTGTAAGAATTGTGTTAGACTCGATTTTGCTGTAATTGTAAATTAATGAGCCAGCTTTGAATACTTTGAACTCAAACTTTGCTTGAACAAAAGGTGGATTTCCATGACCCCTCCAGTTGTTAGGCCTTAGCCACGACTTACTTTAGGAGCAAATTTACTAGTATGATAGTTAGGAAACACGTTTATCTCGTTAATTTAAAGTAGTTTGTATAATTCAACTTATCCTTTTGTAGTAATGGTTTCAATACAGTTTTAGTTATGCAAATGCTGCCATATACGTATTAACTAGTGTCTACAGCTACATACAAGATTTTTAAGTATTTATTTACAAATACTACCCTAAATTACTTCTCCCACATGTTATAAGTAGAGAGAGGCTTTCGAGAATTAGATGGCCAATAAAAATTGCAAATGCAGGTGCAATGCACAAGCTATAAAGATAATAAAACTGTTAATTTACTCAGCCAACTCTATATATGCAGTTCAAATAAAGGTTTAGTACTCCATACAGAGCATAAAATTGATCAACAAAGAGATCATTACATACAATATTGCTCTAAAAACAACATTAAGAGACATAATAGGCCAACAACATATTGAGATGTTACCTAGACTACGAT comes from the Nicotiana sylvestris chromosome 4, ASM39365v2, whole genome shotgun sequence genome and includes:
- the LOC138890225 gene encoding uncharacterized mitochondrial protein AtMg00810-like, whose product is MIKYKASGEVEIFKARLVAKGYSQREGLDSGETFSLMAKMVTMRSVVDVAALKHWFKMKDLGELKFFLGFEFARSNKGILMSQRKEGNATTDEVLRDLSVYQRLVGKLLYLTMTIPDISFVVLVLSQFMHYPKLLIWKQY
- the LOC138890226 gene encoding uncharacterized protein, which encodes MYLLSRLPSKVVGYKSPFEMLYLQSPSLSHLRVFRCLCYATTSKVLDKFSPKSVPVVLMGYSSTQKSYLQHELPSKTFLVTHENPTMPVTPSSSSLYSEADNLLDLHLPQTSDAAEINSEEELIPTLNNHVSIVEVPYPDAINSEPFARCRRSSRPGKPHIWLQDYVTKIQRSKCSFIISAHVDYSHIFPAYRQALSAYSAASEPTISRRLHFILDGWRPCNLNYMFWKKTRHGLL